From candidate division WOR-3 bacterium, a single genomic window includes:
- the ricT gene encoding regulatory iron-sulfur-containing complex subunit RicT: MKFFKKKEDIKSLEVSIIGGPLARYSIPKDMEIDKNLKFALIKIEGEEKTIYVKVRGISEKESKIKLISISPCEDKELIKLFRNMAYGILFEEKIRDIRIVDIELDKEKGIIKFTFTADKRYDLSKIAPIIAKKLHLHTEFKQKGTRDYARELGGIGRCGRILCCETWLKEIPPITIDMARKQYIFTAPENLTGICGRLLCCLRFELNVYEELSKGMPEIGREIFTEKGMARVSDINIFKREYKLSFEDGSEEWVKIEEP, from the coding sequence ATGAAATTTTTTAAAAAGAAAGAAGATATAAAATCACTTGAAGTATCAATAATAGGAGGTCCTTTAGCAAGATATAGCATTCCAAAGGATATGGAAATAGATAAAAATTTAAAATTTGCTCTTATAAAAATTGAAGGAGAAGAAAAAACAATTTATGTAAAAGTAAGAGGAATTTCAGAAAAGGAATCAAAAATCAAACTGATAAGCATTTCTCCCTGTGAGGATAAAGAATTAATCAAACTTTTTAGAAATATGGCTTACGGAATTCTATTTGAAGAAAAAATAAGAGACATAAGAATAGTTGATATTGAACTGGATAAAGAAAAAGGTATTATAAAATTTACCTTCACAGCTGATAAAAGATATGACCTATCTAAAATTGCTCCAATTATAGCAAAAAAATTACATTTACATACTGAATTCAAACAGAAGGGAACAAGGGATTATGCAAGGGAACTTGGAGGAATAGGAAGGTGCGGAAGAATTTTATGTTGTGAAACATGGCTTAAGGAAATACCTCCAATAACAATTGATATGGCGAGGAAACAGTATATTTTCACTGCACCTGAAAATTTAACTGGAATCTGTGGTAGGCTTCTGTGCTGTCTTAGATTTGAACTTAATGTATATGAGGAACTTTCGAAAGGAATGCCAGAAATAGGAAGAGAAATCTTTACAGAAAAAGGTATGGCAAGGGTCTCAGATATTAATATTTTTAAAAGAGAGTATAAACTAAGCTTTGAAGATGGTTCAGAGGAATGGGTTAAAATTGAAGAACCTTAA